One Streptomyces sp. 840.1 genomic window, CCACCACCGGCAGCCCGCTCACCGTCAGTTCCCGCCAGCGCTCCTTGCTCGCCGTGGCGACCGAGAGGGGGAAGCCCGCCTCGCGCCACGCCGTGCGCTCCGGCCCGGAGAGATCCCACCAGGCGAGCTGCGCCCCGTGCCCGACCTGCGCCATCTCCTTGCCGGCCGACATGTCGAGCTCCGGGTTCAGCCAGAGGACCGGCCCGGCGAGGTCCGGCGCTGCCGGCGGCTCGGGGTCGTCCAGCTCCGTCCCCGAGACCTGCAGCTTGGCGAGCTCCTTGGGCCAGCCGTCCAGCGGCACCGGCGGGAAGACCCGCACCTCGGCGCTCCCGCCCGTGACCGTGATCCCCGGCAGCGCGCAGGCCTTGCGCCACTCCGCGCCGCGCGCCCGCCGCACCACCTTGCGGATCCGGGCGTCCTGCCAGTCCCGCATCGCCTGCGCCCATTCGCCCTCGCCCAGCGACCGTTCGTCGGAGAGCATCACCAGCACCGCACGGGCCGCCGTGCGCAGGGCGTCGGTGCGGGCCGGGGGAGCCGTCTTCTCGATGTGGACGACCAGCGGGAGTACGTACTGCTGTGCTTCGTCCCGGTTCGTCCGCTCGGGGCGGAACGGGCTGTCCGCGGGCAGGCCGGCGGTCTCGGACGGGGATGCGGGGGTGTCGTTGCTGCTCACCCGTCCAGTCTGCCAGTCGCCCGGAATCCGGCTCTTGGCGGAATGAATCCGTCCGGGTGAGGATGCACCGCATGAAGAGCGATCTATTCTCCAGCGAGCACATGGCGGAGCAGGCAACCGCCCCCGGAATGACCCTGCAGAACGCCAAATCGATCAAGTACGCGGTCAGCGGCGAGATGCACGCCCGCCAGGGATCGATGATCGCCTTCCGGGGCGACCTCCAGTTCGAGCGCAAGGGGCAGGGGCTCGGCGGCATGCTCAAGCGTGCCGTGACGGGCGAGGGCCTGCCACTGATGGCGGTGCGCGGACAGGGCGAGGCGTGGTTCGCGCACGAGGCGGCCAACTGCTTCATCGTGGAGATGGAACAGGGCGACGTCCTCACCATCAACGGCCGCAACGTCCTGTGCTTCGACGCAACCCTCACCTACGAGATCAAGACCGTGAAGGGCGCCGGGATGACCGGCGGCGGCCTCTTCAACAGCGTCTTCAGCGGATACGGAAAGCTCGGCCTGATGTGCGAGGGCAACCCCATCGTGATCCCCGTCACGCCGCAGCAGCCGGTGT contains:
- a CDS encoding AIM24 family protein; the protein is MKSDLFSSEHMAEQATAPGMTLQNAKSIKYAVSGEMHARQGSMIAFRGDLQFERKGQGLGGMLKRAVTGEGLPLMAVRGQGEAWFAHEAANCFIVEMEQGDVLTINGRNVLCFDATLTYEIKTVKGAGMTGGGLFNSVFSGYGKLGLMCEGNPIVIPVTPQQPVCVDTDAVVGWSAHLTTSLHRSQSVGSMLRGGSGEAVQLRLDGEGFVIVRPSEVKPEKASAN
- a CDS encoding peptidyl-tRNA hydrolase; this encodes MSSNDTPASPSETAGLPADSPFRPERTNRDEAQQYVLPLVVHIEKTAPPARTDALRTAARAVLVMLSDERSLGEGEWAQAMRDWQDARIRKVVRRARGAEWRKACALPGITVTGGSAEVRVFPPVPLDGWPKELAKLQVSGTELDDPEPPAAPDLAGPVLWLNPELDMSAGKEMAQVGHGAQLAWWDLSGPERTAWREAGFPLSVATASKERWRELTVSGLPVVEDAGFTEIAPGKTVVAEGAHRVGSLPALPRP